The following are from one region of the Leptospira yasudae genome:
- a CDS encoding SDR family oxidoreductase, which translates to MKRTEKNQVILITGASEGIGRELSLLYAKRKAKLVLASRNQNALEDLASESERMGAQALAVQTDVSSAEDCKNAMERAVERFGRIDILINSAGISMSASFDSLQDLSVFQKLMAVNYLGVVHTSYYALPYLKKSQGMIVNISSLQGKTGFPRSTGYSASKFAVQGFSDSLRIELMGSGVDVLVVSPGPISTKMNFRKFDANGIIVQEEDPKEGRRNIMSPGECASLVAKSISKRERELIMTFGGKLIPWVRLFSPAFVDRMIANAVKRFYSDK; encoded by the coding sequence ATGAAACGAACGGAAAAAAATCAGGTTATCCTCATAACGGGTGCGAGCGAAGGAATCGGAAGAGAGCTTTCTCTTTTATACGCGAAACGGAAAGCCAAACTCGTTCTCGCATCCCGCAACCAAAACGCGCTTGAAGATTTGGCGTCCGAGAGCGAACGAATGGGCGCACAAGCGCTTGCGGTTCAAACGGACGTATCTTCCGCAGAGGATTGTAAGAACGCAATGGAACGAGCCGTAGAACGATTCGGAAGAATCGACATTCTAATCAATAGCGCCGGAATTTCCATGAGCGCTTCGTTCGATTCTTTGCAGGATCTATCTGTATTTCAAAAACTCATGGCCGTAAATTATCTCGGAGTGGTTCATACTTCTTATTACGCGTTGCCTTATTTGAAGAAGAGTCAAGGGATGATCGTAAACATCTCTTCCTTACAAGGGAAAACTGGCTTTCCAAGATCCACGGGATATTCGGCTTCCAAGTTCGCCGTTCAAGGTTTCAGCGATTCGTTACGAATCGAATTGATGGGAAGCGGAGTCGACGTACTCGTAGTTTCTCCCGGACCGATTTCCACCAAAATGAATTTTAGAAAATTCGACGCAAACGGAATCATCGTTCAGGAAGAGGATCCGAAAGAAGGAAGGAGAAATATCATGTCACCGGGAGAATGCGCGAGTTTGGTCGCGAAATCGATCTCCAAGCGGGAACGGGAATTGATTATGACTTTCGGAGGAAAACTGATTCCTTGGGTCAGACTTTTTTCACCGGCCTTCGTGGATAGAATGATCGCGAATGCGGTGAAACGATTTTATTCCGATAAATAA
- a CDS encoding class I SAM-dependent methyltransferase, whose translation MAIDSQKVEQLVGKLFGEISAGYSGALVLIGDALGYYKELAKGPLTSSELAEKTKTTERYAREWLSAQAAADYLQYDPAQKKFSISPEQDMIFNNEDSPAYLMGGFYAVSAAYSAVPKLIDAFKTGKGVPWGEQHEHIFCATAKFFRPTYLSQLLQSWIPALEGGIEEKLRKGAKVADVGCGFGTSTVILAKEFPNSHFYGFDAHSPSIEKARDAARQAGLKNVTFEVATAKNYPANDYDLVAMFDCLHDMGDPVGAAAHARKVLNKDGSVIIVEPFAHDHLEQNLNPIGRIYYSASTMFCTPSSLSQEVALGLGAQAGEARMRDVVTKGGFTRFRRAAESPFNIVYEARV comes from the coding sequence ATGGCGATCGATTCACAGAAAGTGGAACAGCTTGTCGGAAAGTTGTTCGGCGAGATTTCGGCCGGTTACAGCGGAGCGCTGGTCCTGATCGGCGATGCGTTGGGTTATTATAAGGAACTCGCAAAAGGTCCGCTCACTTCCTCCGAACTTGCGGAGAAAACGAAGACGACGGAGCGTTATGCCCGCGAATGGTTGTCTGCGCAGGCGGCGGCGGATTATCTGCAATACGATCCGGCGCAAAAAAAATTCTCCATATCGCCGGAACAAGATATGATCTTTAACAATGAGGATAGCCCTGCATATTTGATGGGCGGTTTTTACGCCGTTTCCGCGGCTTATTCGGCCGTTCCCAAATTGATCGACGCTTTCAAGACCGGCAAAGGCGTTCCTTGGGGAGAACAACACGAACATATCTTCTGCGCGACCGCCAAATTTTTTCGTCCCACGTATCTTTCTCAGCTATTACAATCTTGGATTCCTGCGCTTGAAGGAGGCATAGAGGAGAAGTTGAGAAAAGGCGCGAAGGTTGCGGACGTCGGTTGCGGTTTCGGGACTTCGACCGTTATCTTAGCCAAGGAATTTCCGAATTCCCATTTTTACGGTTTTGACGCACATTCTCCTTCCATCGAAAAGGCGCGTGACGCGGCGCGTCAAGCGGGTTTGAAAAACGTCACCTTCGAGGTCGCTACGGCGAAGAATTATCCGGCAAACGATTACGATTTAGTGGCTATGTTCGATTGTCTTCATGATATGGGAGATCCGGTAGGCGCCGCGGCTCATGCACGTAAGGTTTTAAACAAGGACGGCAGCGTGATTATCGTCGAGCCGTTTGCCCACGATCATCTTGAACAGAACCTGAATCCGATCGGTCGCATCTATTATTCGGCGTCGACCATGTTTTGTACGCCTAGTTCTTTGAGTCAGGAGGTGGCTTTGGGACTAGGAGCACAAGCGGGCGAAGCGCGCATGCGCGACGTAGTCACGAAAGGCGGATTCACTCGTTTTCGTCGCGCGGCGGAATCCCCCTTCAATATCGTTTACGAAGCGCGGGTTTGA
- a CDS encoding PcfJ domain-containing protein, translating into MIFALEFCIKNPESILTVVPKDFEEIRERLPFRKQKEVAAYWGFHPSSLRVLGRITESAVLKGYLKPFQNLYSIPVFQKAFHHLPIINEFILQFFNYALSKGWNEKWESLFLKDLSIRFSDSNFKKEDYEGAFQLYEEVKRFSPQWKIRSLEHLLGLEQEMIRKIQKNEFNGPDQPYPAPPMEKEDWIEPIDSRKELFLESRIQHNCIFSYDTRILEGKYYIYRIFFPERCTLSLFHINGDWYLDQVAAAFNKEVKAETLKKVEEWRMQNGIFVLGDAFRLGIPPDWIYNR; encoded by the coding sequence ATGATTTTTGCGTTGGAATTCTGTATCAAAAATCCCGAATCGATCCTTACCGTCGTGCCGAAAGACTTTGAGGAGATCCGAGAAAGACTTCCCTTTCGAAAACAAAAAGAAGTCGCGGCGTATTGGGGTTTTCATCCGAGTTCTTTGCGGGTTTTAGGAAGAATCACCGAATCGGCCGTTCTCAAAGGATATTTAAAGCCGTTTCAAAACCTGTATTCGATTCCGGTTTTTCAAAAGGCGTTTCATCACCTTCCGATCATCAACGAATTCATCCTTCAATTTTTCAACTATGCGTTGTCGAAGGGCTGGAACGAAAAATGGGAATCCTTGTTTTTAAAGGATCTTTCGATTCGATTTTCGGATTCAAATTTCAAAAAAGAAGATTACGAAGGCGCGTTCCAACTCTATGAAGAAGTGAAACGTTTTTCTCCCCAGTGGAAGATTCGATCGCTCGAACATCTGCTCGGTCTCGAACAGGAAATGATCCGCAAGATTCAGAAGAACGAGTTCAACGGACCCGATCAACCGTATCCTGCTCCCCCTATGGAAAAAGAAGATTGGATAGAACCGATCGACTCGAGAAAGGAATTATTCCTCGAATCCAGAATCCAACACAATTGTATCTTCAGCTACGATACCCGCATCTTAGAAGGAAAATATTATATTTATAGAATATTCTTTCCGGAACGATGCACGTTGTCTCTCTTTCATATCAACGGGGATTGGTATCTCGATCAAGTCGCGGCCGCTTTCAACAAAGAAGTAAAGGCGGAGACGCTGAAGAAAGTGGAAGAATGGAGAATGCAAAACGGAATTTTCGTTTTGGGCGACGCGTTTCGTTTGGGGATTCCGCCGGATTGGATCTATAACCGCTGA